A genomic region of Mesorhizobium sp. NZP2077 contains the following coding sequences:
- a CDS encoding IS630 family transposase (programmed frameshift), whose translation MTRALSNDLRERVVEAVGAGENCRAVASRFGVAVSSVVKWSQRYRATGSVAPGKMGGHRKRVLEPHRAFIVERINQTSELTLHRLKDELDARGVKVSHNTVWMFLRREGLSFKKTLFALEQARADIARRRRRWRSWQAGLDPQCLVFIDETWIKTNMAPLRGWGPKGKRLRGLAPHGHWRTLTFLGALRWDRLAAPCVFDGPINGQCFRAYVEQQLVTVLKPGDIVVMDNLGSHKSAAIRQMIKAAGARLWYLPPYSPDLNPIEQAFAKIKHWMRQAQKRTIEDTWRHIVSAVPLAPFARCRERRCSEPLRASTHDDFRAYA comes from the exons ATGACGCGAGCGCTTTCAAACGATCTTCGTGAGCGTGTTGTTGAGGCAGTTGGCGCCGGTGAAAACTGCCGTGCAGTGGCATCGCGCTTTGGCGTTGCAGTTTCCTCGGTGGTGAAGTGGTCGCAGCGTTACCGTGCAACGGGTTCGGTGGCGCCGGGCAAGATGGGCGGACACCGCAAGCGGGTTCTTGAGCCGCATCGGGCCTTCATCGTGGAGCGGATTAATCAGACCTCTGAACTGACGCTGCATCGGCTGAAGGACGAGTTGGATGCGCGCGGGGTCAAGGTCTCGCACAATACGGTCTGGATGTTCTTGAGGCGCGAGGGCCTGAGCTTC AAAAAAACGCTGTTCGCCCTTGAGCAGGCGCGCGCCGATATTGCCCGCAGGCGCCGGCGATGGCGATCCTGGCAGGCCGGCCTCGATCCGCAGTGCCTTGTCTTCATCGATGAGACGTGGATCAAGACCAACATGGCTCCACTGCGCGGTTGGGGGCCGAAGGGCAAGCGGCTGCGCGGCTTGGCTCCGCACGGCCACTGGCGTACGCTGACCTTCCTCGGCGCGCTGCGCTGGGATCGGCTAGCGGCACCTTGCGTGTTCGACGGCCCGATCAACGGCCAATGCTTCCGGGCCTATGTCGAGCAACAGCTCGTCACCGTGCTGAAGCCCGGCGATATCGTCGTCATGGATAATCTGGGAAGTCATAAGTCGGCGGCCATCAGGCAGATGATCAAGGCTGCCGGCGCCAGGCTCTGGTACCTGCCGCCCTATTCTCCAGACCTCAATCCGATCGAGCAGGCCTTCGCCAAGATCAAACACTGGATGCGCCAAGCCCAAAAACGCACCATTGAGGACACATGGCGCCACATCGTAAGCGCTGTCCCGTTGGCACCTTTCGCGCGTTGTCGTGAGCGACGATGCTCGGAGCCTTTGAGGGCTTCGACACATGACGATTTCAGAGCTTACGCTTAA
- a CDS encoding transposase, with amino-acid sequence MTISELTLKSRDEEPVRRLEIFTGSGRRREWLPEEKARIVAESYDAGETVSAVARRHALSPQQLFAWRRSARVPLANAPAPEPLFVPAVVAAQEPEPAGKRARSTRRRKAARETGVIELEIDGVAMRVGRGADARTVAAVIRALKAPS; translated from the coding sequence ATGACGATTTCAGAGCTTACGCTTAAGTCCAGGGACGAGGAGCCGGTTCGACGGCTTGAGATATTCACGGGTTCTGGACGGCGGCGCGAATGGTTGCCGGAGGAGAAAGCGCGGATCGTGGCGGAAAGCTACGATGCTGGCGAGACCGTGAGCGCGGTGGCTCGGCGACATGCATTGTCCCCGCAGCAGCTGTTCGCCTGGCGCCGGTCCGCGCGGGTGCCGTTGGCGAATGCGCCGGCACCGGAGCCGTTGTTTGTTCCAGCGGTGGTCGCGGCACAGGAGCCCGAACCGGCGGGGAAGCGCGCGAGATCGACACGGAGGCGGAAGGCCGCGCGAGAAACCGGCGTGATAGAGCTGGAGATTGACGGCGTCGCCATGCGGGTCGGTCGTGGCGCCGACGCCAGGACGGTGGCTGCGGTGATCCGTGCGCTGAAGGCGCCGTCGTGA
- the tnpB gene encoding IS66 family insertion sequence element accessory protein TnpB (TnpB, as the term is used for proteins encoded by IS66 family insertion elements, is considered an accessory protein, since TnpC, encoded by a neighboring gene, is a DDE family transposase.) → MIGPTGVVKVMVATKPVDFRKGAEGLAALVRETMGADPFSGAVYVFRAKRADRVKLVYFDGTGVCLLAKRLEDGKFCWPAITDGVVRLSAAQLQALLEGLDWRRVHDARETRAPVAAS, encoded by the coding sequence GTGATCGGGCCGACGGGTGTGGTCAAGGTGATGGTCGCGACGAAGCCGGTGGACTTCCGCAAGGGGGCCGAGGGCCTGGCGGCGCTGGTGCGCGAGACGATGGGCGCCGATCCGTTCTCTGGCGCGGTCTACGTCTTCAGGGCCAAGCGCGCTGACCGGGTCAAGCTGGTGTACTTCGACGGCACCGGCGTGTGCCTGCTGGCGAAGCGTCTGGAGGACGGGAAGTTCTGCTGGCCTGCCATCACCGATGGCGTGGTGAGGTTGTCGGCGGCGCAATTGCAGGCGCTCCTGGAAGGGTTGGATTGGCGGCGCGTGCATGACGCCCGCGAGACGCGCGCGCCGGTCGCGGCAAGTTGA
- a CDS encoding IS66 family transposase — MLAAERAENERLRQIIKELQRHRFGRRAESLPVDQLLLGLEEAEQIEAEGFAAEDTADTAKREARARKRRANRGSLPAHLPRIEQIIDIPDKICPCCKGMLHVMGEDRSERLDIVPAQFRVIVTRRPKYACRSCEEVVVQAPAPPRLVEGGIPTEATVAHVLVSKYADHLPLYRQAQIYARQGVNLDRSTLADWVGKAAFLLRPIHERLFERLKASGKLFADETTAPVLDPGRGRTKTGQLFAYARDDRPWGGIDPPGVAYLYAPDRKAEQPLRHLHGFVGVLQVDGYAGYRALAERNAVSLAFCWAHVRRRFYELAQSGPAPIATEALQRIAELYKIENEIRGRSPEERRTARQERSRPIIDTLQPWLREKLALVSQKSKLAEAIRYPLSRWAGLGRFLDDGRVEIDSNVVERSIRPIALNRKNALFAGSDGGGEHWATIASLVETAKLNGVDPYAYLADVITRIVAGHPQSQLDDLLPWAYATAPLKAVA; from the coding sequence ATGCTCGCGGCGGAGCGCGCCGAGAACGAGCGGCTGCGCCAGATCATCAAGGAACTGCAGCGCCACCGCTTCGGCCGCAGGGCAGAGAGCCTGCCGGTCGACCAGCTGCTGCTGGGCCTGGAAGAGGCCGAGCAGATCGAGGCTGAAGGCTTCGCCGCGGAGGACACCGCCGATACTGCCAAGCGCGAGGCTCGCGCCAGGAAGCGCCGCGCCAACCGTGGATCACTGCCCGCGCATCTGCCGCGTATCGAGCAGATCATCGACATTCCCGACAAGATCTGCCCGTGCTGCAAGGGAATGCTGCATGTCATGGGCGAGGATCGCTCCGAGCGCCTCGACATCGTGCCGGCCCAATTCCGCGTCATCGTCACGCGCCGACCGAAATACGCCTGCCGGAGCTGCGAGGAGGTCGTGGTGCAGGCACCGGCTCCGCCACGGCTTGTCGAGGGCGGCATCCCGACTGAGGCGACCGTCGCCCATGTGCTGGTCTCCAAGTACGCCGACCATCTTCCCCTGTATCGCCAGGCGCAAATCTACGCCCGCCAAGGCGTGAACCTGGATCGCTCGACGCTTGCCGATTGGGTCGGCAAGGCGGCTTTCCTGCTCCGCCCCATCCACGAGCGGTTGTTCGAGCGGCTGAAGGCGTCCGGGAAGCTCTTCGCCGACGAGACCACGGCGCCGGTGCTCGATCCCGGGCGCGGCCGCACCAAGACGGGCCAGCTGTTCGCTTATGCTCGCGACGATCGCCCCTGGGGCGGGATCGATCCACCCGGCGTCGCCTATCTCTATGCACCCGACCGCAAGGCCGAACAGCCACTGCGGCACCTTCACGGCTTCGTCGGGGTCCTGCAAGTCGACGGCTACGCTGGATACCGGGCGTTGGCCGAGCGCAATGCCGTGAGCCTGGCGTTCTGCTGGGCGCATGTCCGTCGACGCTTCTACGAACTGGCCCAGTCCGGGCCCGCGCCGATCGCCACGGAGGCGCTCCAGCGCATCGCCGAGCTCTACAAGATCGAGAACGAGATACGGGGACGCTCGCCCGAAGAGCGGCGCACCGCGCGCCAGGAGAGAAGCCGCCCCATCATCGATACCCTCCAGCCATGGCTGCGCGAGAAGCTCGCCCTGGTCAGCCAGAAGAGCAAGCTCGCTGAAGCAATCCGCTACCCGCTCTCGCGCTGGGCCGGACTTGGTCGCTTCCTCGACGACGGCCGCGTCGAGATCGACTCCAACGTCGTCGAACGCTCGATCAGGCCAATCGCCCTCAATCGGAAGAATGCGCTCTTCGCCGGTTCCGACGGCGGTGGCGAGCACTGGGCGACCATCGCCTCGCTCGTAGAAACCGCGAAACTCAACGGCGTCGACCCGTACGCCTACCTTGCCGACGTCATCACCCGCATCGTCGCAGGCCATCCGCAAAGCCAGCTCGACGACCTGCTGCCCTGGGCCTATGCCACCGCGCCACTCAAGGCCGTGGCCTGA
- a CDS encoding metallophosphoesterase, producing the protein MTNKVRAENIRIQLEVDFRSGDWEHFRIRAQAPMTSRRIYAVADIHGYDFQLNSMVRRISEDMAEVPGANPIIIFLGDYIDRGPNSKLVVERLCELRTNGIFDCVLLRGNHEQWLIDFAQDSTVLPLWGRKGGLQTLCSYGVPLSQIEAGIKNPLVAEDVRRQFLNLVPLEHMAFFRSLQSHFEFGDYFFAHAGVDPDIPLDQQTDHDLTWIRYKFLESRKDFGKVVVHGHTPAENVESLPNRINVDTEIYTRGVLNCVILEDRTRHLLSVKGDHSTHAD; encoded by the coding sequence ATGACCAACAAAGTCCGTGCGGAGAACATTAGAATACAACTTGAGGTGGATTTCAGAAGTGGCGATTGGGAACACTTCCGTATCAGAGCGCAAGCACCGATGACCTCTCGCCGGATCTACGCGGTCGCTGATATCCACGGCTATGATTTTCAGCTCAACTCCATGGTGAGGAGAATCTCTGAAGATATGGCGGAGGTGCCGGGCGCAAACCCCATCATTATATTTCTTGGCGACTATATTGATCGTGGCCCGAACTCAAAACTCGTGGTCGAAAGACTTTGTGAACTGCGGACGAATGGAATCTTTGACTGTGTTTTATTGAGAGGTAACCATGAGCAATGGCTCATCGATTTCGCACAAGACAGTACCGTTCTTCCTCTCTGGGGTCGAAAAGGAGGTCTGCAGACTCTCTGTTCGTATGGGGTGCCCTTGTCGCAGATTGAAGCAGGCATCAAGAACCCCTTGGTTGCCGAGGATGTCCGTCGTCAATTCTTGAACTTAGTGCCACTGGAACATATGGCGTTCTTTCGTTCTTTACAGAGCCACTTTGAATTTGGTGACTACTTTTTTGCCCACGCGGGTGTTGATCCGGATATCCCGCTCGATCAGCAGACTGATCATGATCTGACTTGGATCCGGTACAAATTCTTGGAGTCAAGAAAGGATTTCGGGAAAGTAGTGGTCCATGGACATACCCCGGCCGAGAACGTGGAAAGCCTGCCGAACAGAATTAACGTTGACACGGAAATTTACACCCGCGGAGTTCTTAATTGCGTAATTCTGGAGGATAGAACTCGCCACCTCCTCAGCGTTAAAGGCGATCATTCAACACACGCCGATTGA
- a CDS encoding nucleotide pyrophosphatase/phosphodiesterase family protein has translation MICEAKTAIILGIDGLRPDMVNEWTMPNLTELGRKGTWSKNHKTVFPSETRGALTALVTGANAEANGIFGNQFYIRDTDPNQIFTETTHDWYAADNRLKGRLVTATSLAKILRDAQKKLAVITSSGPGALSALNWQGDKYGQIGFNVKHPQTSFPHDFAARAHRNLNIPAGGLSVDGPKTALKLFQREVWPHHRPAVSILWFTEVDSAAHLYGLGSPEHYDRMRLCDEVVGELLSWHSLQPDRDETSIFVVSDHGHITISGLLSVAEELREAGFAADSSFEDNATDLLLRPGRAAGIWMRRFDPVLLGDVLSFMSEQEWFGGAFTRAIDPGGPDGILANTLALELIGAGGPRAPDLCVNLADGLGVSAAGIRGSAYYDAGDYDLRLGGGTHGGLHAAELSAVLATYGAGQAKGLVADAPSSITDIAPTVLSILGIPCPASMSGRVLSELTEDRSILSEVTSMKMRSSGGIKPTVLSVTKLGDRMYLNEGGVEGAMSNDVTTGARAGAVQ, from the coding sequence ATGATCTGTGAAGCGAAAACCGCCATTATTCTTGGCATCGACGGCTTAAGACCGGACATGGTCAATGAATGGACGATGCCCAATCTGACTGAATTGGGACGAAAGGGCACTTGGAGCAAGAACCATAAGACCGTCTTCCCTAGCGAGACACGAGGCGCGTTGACTGCTCTCGTCACTGGAGCAAACGCTGAAGCCAACGGGATTTTCGGTAATCAGTTCTACATTAGAGACACCGACCCCAATCAGATTTTCACTGAAACTACCCACGACTGGTATGCTGCAGACAATCGGCTCAAAGGGCGGTTGGTCACCGCTACATCGCTTGCGAAAATCTTGCGTGACGCACAGAAAAAACTCGCAGTCATAACATCCAGCGGTCCTGGAGCTCTGTCGGCGTTGAATTGGCAAGGTGACAAGTACGGACAAATTGGGTTCAATGTAAAACATCCCCAGACTTCCTTTCCTCATGACTTCGCAGCGAGAGCGCATCGCAATCTAAACATTCCAGCCGGAGGTCTGTCCGTGGACGGCCCGAAAACAGCTCTCAAGTTGTTTCAGAGGGAAGTATGGCCGCACCATCGTCCAGCCGTATCTATCCTGTGGTTCACAGAGGTCGACAGCGCCGCCCATTTGTACGGATTAGGTTCGCCCGAACATTATGACAGGATGCGCCTTTGCGACGAAGTGGTAGGAGAGCTTCTCTCTTGGCATAGCCTTCAACCCGACCGGGACGAAACCAGCATCTTCGTCGTGTCAGACCATGGGCACATCACTATTAGTGGTTTGTTGTCGGTTGCAGAAGAACTGCGAGAGGCCGGCTTTGCCGCAGACTCGTCTTTCGAGGATAATGCTACTGACCTTCTTTTGAGGCCTGGCCGTGCAGCAGGAATCTGGATGCGAAGGTTCGATCCCGTACTTCTCGGGGATGTTTTGAGCTTCATGAGTGAACAAGAATGGTTTGGTGGTGCATTTACTCGTGCCATTGATCCGGGGGGCCCTGACGGTATCTTGGCCAACACGCTGGCGCTCGAACTCATTGGTGCCGGTGGACCCCGCGCGCCAGATTTATGCGTCAATCTTGCAGACGGTCTCGGCGTCAGCGCAGCTGGCATCCGTGGTAGTGCCTACTATGATGCGGGTGACTACGATTTGCGGCTGGGTGGCGGAACACATGGCGGTCTCCACGCTGCCGAGCTTTCGGCCGTTCTCGCCACCTATGGAGCGGGGCAGGCGAAGGGGCTCGTTGCGGATGCGCCAAGCTCGATCACAGATATCGCTCCGACAGTCCTGAGCATATTAGGTATTCCATGCCCAGCATCAATGAGCGGGAGGGTCCTGAGCGAGCTCACTGAAGACAGGTCGATCTTGAGCGAGGTCACCAGTATGAAGATGCGATCGTCGGGAGGCATCAAACCAACCGTTCTCAGCGTCACCAAGTTGGGTGACCGCATGTACCTGAACGAAGGAGGCGTTGAGGGGGCTATGTCGAATGACGTTACGACAGGTGCCCGTGCCGGAGCGGTACAATGA